In the genome of Nycticebus coucang isolate mNycCou1 chromosome 12, mNycCou1.pri, whole genome shotgun sequence, one region contains:
- the FBXL18 gene encoding F-box/LRR-repeat protein 18 isoform X3, whose translation MLPRLISDSWFQAILPFQPIKLLGLQASEDKVKQLVKEIGRDIQQLSLAGCYWLSGSTVEHVVRCRSLVKVNLSGCHLTSLRLSKMLSSLQHLRSLAIDVSPGFDASQLSGECKATLSRVRELKQTLFTPSYGVVPCCTSLEKLLLYFEILDRTREGAILSGQLMVGQSNVPHYQNLRVFYARLAPGYINQEVVRLYLAVLSDRTPENLHAFLISVPGSFAESGATKNLLDSMARNVALDALQLPKSWLNGSSLLQHMKFNNPFYFSFSRCTLSGGHLIQRVINGGKDLRSLASLNLSGCVHCLSPDSLLRKAEDDIDSSILETLVVSCCNLRHLNLSAAHHHSSEGLGRHLCQLLARLRHLRSLSLPVCSVADSAPRADRVPAQPVMHAVPRGFGKKVRIGVQSCPNPFSGQMVPQPSSVFWSLLKNLPFLEHLELIGSNFSSAMPRNEPAIRNSLPPCSRAQNVGDSEVAAIGQLAFLQHLTLAQLPSVLTGSGLVSIGLQCQQLQSLSLANLGMMGKVVYMPALSDMLKHCKRLKDLRLEQPYFSANAQFFQALSQCPSLQRLCLVSRSGTLQPDAVVAFMARCLQVVVCHMFTGESLATCKSLQQSLLRSFQAERPALNVVIFPLLHEGLTDVIRDVPMVHLDEITLFKSRVAEEPPNLWW comes from the exons atgttgcccaggctgatctcagactcctggtttcaagcgatcctcccatttcagcctatcaagttgctgggactccag GCCAGTGAGGACAAGGTGAAGCAACTGGTGAAGGAAATTGGTCGGGACATCCAGCAGCTGAGTCTGGCTGGTTGCTACTGGCTGTCAGGCTCCACCGTGGAGCATGTGGTCCGCTGCCGCAGCCTGGTGAAGGTGAACCTCTCTGGCTGCCACCTCACTTCCCTGCGCCTCTCCAAGATGCTGTCATCCCTTCAGCACCTACGCTCACTGGCCATTGATGTCAGTCCTGGCTTTGATGCCAGTCAGCTGAGTGGCGAGTGCAAGGCCACCCTGAGCCGAGTTCGGGAGCTCAAGCAGACATTGTTCACACCCTCCTATGGCGTGGTGCCCTGCTGCACCAGCCTCGAGAAGCTGCTGCTCTACTTCGAGATCCTGGACCGCACTCGTGAGGGGGCTATCCTCTCGGGACAGCTCATGGTGGGTCAGAGCAACGTGCCCCACTACCAGAACCTGCGGGTCTTCTATGCCCGTCTGGCACCTGGCTACATCAACCAGGAGGTGGTGAGGCTATACCTGGCTGTGCTCAGCGACCGCACACCTGAGAACCTTCATGCCTTCCTCATCTCTGTCCCTGGAAGCTTCGCTGAGAGTGGGGCCACCAAGAACCTCTTGGATTCCATGGCCCGCAATGTCGCCTTGGATGCCCTGCAGCTACCTAAGTCCTGGCTGAATGGCTCATCCCTCCTTCAGCACATGAAATTCAACAACCCATTTTACTTCAGTTTCAGCCGGTGCACCCTATCTGGTGGCCACCTGATCCAGCGGGTCATCAATGGTGGCAAGGACCTCCGAAGCCTGGCCAGCTTGAACCTCAGTGGCTGCGTCCACTGCCTCTCCCCGGACTCTCTGCTCCGCAAGGCAGAGGACGACATTGACAGCAGCATCCTAGAGACACTGGTGGTGTCCTGCTGCAACCTGCGACACCTGAACCTCTCGGCTGCCCACCACCATAGTTCCGAGGGCCTGGGCAGGCACCTCTGCCAGCTCCTGGCCCGGCTGCGCCACCTGcgctccctctctctgcctgtctGCTCCGTTGCTGACTCAGCACCTCGGGCTGACCGTGTgcctgcccagcctgtgatgcATGCTGTGCCCCGAGGCTTTGGCAAGAAGGTGCGCATAGGTGTGCAGTCCTGCCCCAACCCTTTCTCCGGCCAGATGGTCCCCCAGCCTTCCTCTGTGTTCTGGTCTCTGCTGAAGAACTTGCCTTTTCTGGAACACCTTGAACTGATCGGGTCCAACTTCTCCTCTGCCATGCCGCGCAATGAGCCTGCCATCCgcaactccctccctccctgcagccgGGCACAGAATGTTGGGGACTCAGAGGTGGCCGCCATTGGCCAACTGGCCTTCCTGCAGCACCTCACACTGGCCCAGTTGCCCAGTGTCCTGACAGGCTCTGGGCTGGTCAGTATTGGCCTGCAGTGCCAGCAGCTGCAGTCCCTCTCGCTGGCCAACCTGGGCATGATGGGCAAGGTGGTCTACATGCCCGCCCTCTCAGACATGCTGAAGCACTGCAAGCGGCTGAAGGACCTCAG GTTGGAGCAGCCCTACTTCAGTGCCAACGCCCAGTTCTttcaggcgctgagccagtgCCCCTCACTGCAGCGCCTGTGCCTGGTTTCCCGCAGCGGCACCCTCCAGCCTGATGCAGTTGTGGCCTTTATGGCCCGCTGCCTACAGGTCGTCGTGTGCCACATGTTCACCGGGGAGTCCTTGGCCACATGCAAGAGCCTGCAGCAGTCACTCCTCCGCAG